From Zalophus californianus isolate mZalCal1 chromosome 16, mZalCal1.pri.v2, whole genome shotgun sequence, one genomic window encodes:
- the CEP295NL gene encoding LOW QUALITY PROTEIN: protein DDC8 homolog (The sequence of the model RefSeq protein was modified relative to this genomic sequence to represent the inferred CDS: inserted 2 bases in 2 codons; substituted 2 bases at 2 genomic stop codons), with the protein MKRNADRAAQLSPSPNHEASRLREKHGLLQVRKKGARALQRRQDLPPRKSPQRLAEELEAGWQEAPSQQVRGLERPHXTHLSGAGAGQAREPLPDSEGPAQQGAAWPQRAREKHRAAVREEKSRREELVGRQPWRTKSQRKAVGVEKQGAPRAAGRTRHPLCPREKNKGKRAPSMKTRGGRHPAEPREGRGVHIEEFLAAAGELERWEKEGREGARDGRRQPGKGAAPPGXGPDHNYPDQSPKGKADLEELWPIGWTPGVRGRSAPQASPCRRRDKSRWQRELEFAFQELFNXRELKTHLNLHLAAGPGVDWSAREELGLSEVQECRGEPQRDKTAVGAEADVQPGGGPTCPVQADAHQTEPQTSLKEFLNKLKNQKYLRLATFPCKTKSEPLSPKARVFIGEENRLLGGTGSGQAAARPDPLVEGPWGGCXQGLGGQLELWHRTGPPGLSWEAHSQAGLEEQREQRRACLARLKSYSSLDQEKEGACEHGTTSLWAPSFMDDDKHSQMIRDLQQQTEEQNKLHKQFLEEARKHLQEFQRI; encoded by the exons ATGAAAAGAAATGCAGACCGAGCCGCTCAGCTGAGTCCCAGCCCCAACCACGAGGCCTCGCGTTTGAGGGAGAAGCACGGGTTACTGCAAGTCCGCAAGAAAGGAGCCCGCGCCCTGCAGAGACGACAAGACCTTCCGCCGCGGAAGAGCCCGCAGCGCCTGGCCGAGGAGCTGGAGGCTGGGTGGCAGGAGGCCCCCAGCCAGCAAGTCCGGGGCCTGGAGCGGCCGCATTGAACACATCTGTCAGGTGCGGGGGCAGGACAGGCCAGGGAGCCCCTGCCTGACTCGGAGGGGCCGGCCCAGCAAGGAGCAGCCTGGCCGCAGAGGGCCAGGGAGAAGCACAGAGCAGCCGTCAGGGAAGAGAAGAGTCGCAGAGAAGAGCTAGTCGGACGGCAGCCTTGGCGCACCAAGTCCCAGAGGAAAGCGGTGGGCGTGGAGAAGCAGGGGGCTCCCAGAGCTGCTGGCCGGACCCGTCACCCCCTCTGCCCCCGTGAGAAGAATAAGGGCAAGCGAGCGCCTTCGATGAAGACCCGTGGTGGCCGCCATCCCGCTGAGCCCCGGGAGGGCAGAGGGGTGCACATAGAAGAGTTCTTGGCTGCTGCAGGGGAGCTCGAGCGTTgggagaaagaggggagagaaggagcccGGGATGGGCGGAGGCAGCCGGGAAAGGGGGCGGCTCCTCCTGGTTAAGGCCCGGACCACAACTATCCGGATCAGAGTCCCAAGGGAAAAGCAGACCTAGAAGAGCTGTGGCCCATTGGCTGGACCCCCGGGGTGAGGGGGAGGAGCGCGCCCCAGGCGTCTCCGTGCCGGCGCAGGGACAAGAGCAGGTGGCAGAGGGAGCTTGAGTTTGCCTTCCAGGAGCTGTTTA ACAGAGAGCTGAAGACACACCTGAACTTGCACCTTGCAGCAGGGCCCGGGGTGGATTGGAGCGCCAGGGAAGAGCTCGGCCTCTCCGAGGTGCAGGAGTGTAGAGGTGAGCCCCAGAGGGACAAGACAGCGGTGGGTGCAGAGGCGGACGTGCAGCCTGGCGGGGGGCCCACGTGCCCAGTGCAGGCAGACGCCCACCAGACCGAGCCCCAGACCAGCTTGAAGGAGTTCCTGAACAAGCTCAAGAACCAGAAATATCTCCGGTTGGCCACGTTCCCATGTAAGACCAAGAGTGAACCATTGTCTCCCAAGGCAAGAGTATTTATTGGTGAAGAGAACCGGCTCCTTGGCGGCACGGGCTCTGGACAAGCAGCAGCCAGACCGGACCCGCTGGTGGAGGGCCCCTGGGGGGGTT GGCAGGGACTGGGTGGGCAGCTGGAGCTGTGGCACCGGACGGGCCCCCCGGGGCTGAGCTGGGAAGCCCACTCCCAGGCCGGGCTggaagagcagagagaacagagaagggCGTGCCTGGCTCGCCTGAAGTCTTACTCCTCCCTagaccaggagaaggaaggggcatGTGAGCACGGCACCACTTCCCTCTGGGCCCCCAGCTTCATGGATGATGACAAGCACAGTCAGATGATCCGTGACCTTCAGCAGCAAACTGAAGAGCAAAACAAGTTGCACAAGCAATTTCTTGAAGAAGCCAGGAAACACTTGCAAGAGTTTCAGAGGATATGA